AACATAGGAGACATTGGCGGGGATAAATAAAAATAACTAATTTTAAATATATGTCAGGAAAAATAGAACAACTCAAAAATATTATCCAAAACCATGCGGGCATTGAGTCGTCAGACAAGGAAAAGCTTATTGAGGCGGTAGCCAAACTGAATGACCAAGCCGCTGATTATTTGATTTTTTTGGCTGAAAACAACCCGGAGAATCTCGCGCGCATCAACCAGTATTTTAAGGCCAAGTCAGAAGTTTTTGCTACCCAAGACCCGGAAAAAATCAAATCTTTTTTGGATAAACATTATCGGGAACTACTTGACGAGGCCAGCCAAGAAGAAAACTAATTATGGTTTTGGTATCACAATTGATTTGGCTCTTTTTGCCAGTTGGTATCGCCAATATTTTTGCCTCACTTTCACGGCACATCTTGCCCCAATGGATTTATCCCTTGGATTTTAATAAGGAATTTAGAGGCAAAAGAATTTTTGGTGGCCACAAAACAATCCGCGGCTTTATTTTTGGGGTATCAGCCGCTTTTTTGTTTTTTATTTTTCAAATATATTTATATAATACTTGCCCAGCCATCAACAATATTAGTCTTATTAACTATAGTGATTCAAGTATTCTCATTGGATTTATTATGGGGCTGGGCGCGCTTTTGGGCGACGCTCTCAAAAGTTTTTTCAAGCGCCAAATCAATATTCCCCCTGGCCGGCCATGGTTCCCTTTTGACCAGCTAGACTGGGTAGTCGGCGGCACTCTTTTGAGCTGGCCTTTTGTCAGTGTTTCCAGTTATACAATTATCACCGCCATCGGCTTGGGTTTATTATTTCACTTATTATTCAAAGTTATTGGTTATATTTTTAGAGTAGACAAGACGATAATTTAACAATTTTCAATTTATAATTTTCAAACAATTTTATAATGTCTTAATTTTTGAATTGAATAATTAGGACATTGTTTTGAAATTAAAAATTAGAAATTAAAAATTGTTTTTGTGTATTACAACCTCACTGCTATTGTTCTCAAGCGCCAAGATTTTCGTGATGACGATTTGCTAGTTACGGTTTATTCACGCGAACGCGGCAAGCTCACCATCGTCGCTCGCGGCGGCAAAAAAATCTTGAGTAAATTGGCCGGCCATCTGGAGCCGGTTTCTTTGGTTTTATTAAATATTGCTTCTGG
This window of the Candidatus Kuenenbacteria bacterium genome carries:
- a CDS encoding CDP-archaeol synthase encodes the protein MVLVSQLIWLFLPVGIANIFASLSRHILPQWIYPLDFNKEFRGKRIFGGHKTIRGFIFGVSAAFLFFIFQIYLYNTCPAINNISLINYSDSSILIGFIMGLGALLGDALKSFFKRQINIPPGRPWFPFDQLDWVVGGTLLSWPFVSVSSYTIITAIGLGLLFHLLFKVIGYIFRVDKTII